The following are encoded together in the Bacillus sp. V2I10 genome:
- a CDS encoding DUF445 domain-containing protein produces the protein MTGLTLILFMVAIGAAIGGVTNHLAIKMLFKPHNAKYIFGKRIPFTPGLIPKRREELAAQMGEMVVGHLLTPEGIRKKLANDDFHKTVTSWVNNEAKRFINSEKTVTAYAAEIGITDLDGKIETKLSEMIDYKLKGKVEQYRGLTVKEALPAHLNEKIEQSLPAVSEFIVQKGIDYVQSEEGKQRMRSMIDDFLAERGMLGGMLQMFLGNTSVFDKVQPEVLKFLRNGETKRLLTSILEKEWKRMKDLKLKNFEEKFSLDEILTLTKQAILKEIAIKDRLNVPVSHYLLTYADSITHDFIPRMVKLAVEYLQNNMEKILGQMHLQEIVREQVQSFSVSRLEEMVLGISRREFTMITYLGALLGGIIGGFQAIVVMLIG, from the coding sequence ATGACTGGATTGACATTAATTTTGTTTATGGTAGCTATTGGAGCAGCAATTGGCGGAGTGACAAATCACCTTGCCATTAAGATGCTCTTCAAACCTCATAATGCGAAGTATATATTTGGAAAGAGAATTCCTTTTACACCTGGACTTATTCCAAAACGGCGCGAAGAACTTGCAGCTCAGATGGGGGAAATGGTTGTCGGGCATTTGCTTACCCCAGAGGGCATTCGAAAAAAACTCGCAAATGATGATTTTCATAAAACGGTGACATCATGGGTAAATAATGAAGCGAAACGGTTTATAAACAGTGAAAAAACAGTGACAGCATATGCTGCTGAAATTGGCATCACAGATTTGGATGGGAAAATTGAAACAAAGCTCAGTGAGATGATTGACTATAAATTGAAAGGGAAGGTTGAGCAATATCGGGGGCTTACTGTTAAAGAAGCATTACCTGCACACCTGAACGAAAAAATAGAGCAATCACTCCCTGCAGTTTCAGAATTTATTGTTCAGAAGGGCATCGACTATGTTCAGAGCGAAGAAGGAAAGCAGCGCATGAGAAGCATGATTGATGACTTTCTTGCAGAAAGAGGCATGCTCGGGGGAATGCTTCAAATGTTTTTAGGAAATACGAGCGTATTTGATAAGGTGCAGCCAGAAGTGCTGAAATTCCTTCGAAACGGTGAAACAAAAAGATTGCTTACTTCCATACTTGAAAAAGAGTGGAAGAGAATGAAAGACCTTAAACTGAAAAACTTTGAAGAAAAATTCAGTCTTGATGAGATACTGACTCTGACAAAGCAGGCAATTCTGAAGGAAATCGCGATCAAAGACAGGCTGAATGTTCCTGTTTCCCACTATTTACTCACTTATGCCGATTCGATCACACATGACTTTATTCCAAGAATGGTGAAATTGGCAGTTGAATACTTACAAAACAATATGGAAAAGATTCTTGGACAGATGCACCTTCAAGAGATTGTCAGAGAGCAGGTTCAATCTTTTTCTGTATCCAGACTTGAAGAAATGGTTCTCGGAATTTCGAGAAGGGAATTTACTATGATTACTTACCTCGGTGCATTACTTGGGGGAATCATTGGAG
- a CDS encoding YheE family protein yields the protein MITHFQWKPLFKQTNLPGWRVSFYFKGIHYDAVYHKNGEIEWGTSTPALDDEEQIRSHIHELMLFHVYDG from the coding sequence ATGATTACACATTTTCAATGGAAGCCTTTATTCAAACAAACAAATTTGCCTGGCTGGCGGGTCTCTTTTTACTTTAAAGGAATTCACTACGATGCGGTTTACCATAAAAATGGCGAAATCGAATGGGGAACTTCCACTCCTGCATTAGATGATGAAGAACAAATTCGTTCGCATATTCACGAGTTAATGCTGTTTCATGTTTATGATGGTTAA
- a CDS encoding YheC/YheD family protein gives MNREKIDVSPHLTSHGSKSIRISHSLREKLRLPFASGFSKVVCGRNSIFAKIVCMNEEHSHVSVHEELLKELSLPVHPFTISIRYDSEKTMLELGPVFAVLTETNACEKPVSFGSIDSFCRELASCSFEKGIFFYVFSLSDFHKEKMRGYTLRQNEWQECSVPHPSAVHNRIHSRTLEKSQDFLNMTADFIHHKVPYFNDRFLNKWEVHQILCSNSHLTPFLPKTELITSKTVLKSMVQQYPAVFLKPINGSQGKRIYRISHSDEGFELDYSTFSGHLLRDYLSFDELFQSLLPRIKKEAFIVQEGIDLLNYENRPMDFRILCHKRNFSQWKISSAVARVSAENQFVANLARGGSLYTIKAALSSSFELSEAAHIRKLLNELSLEIAEALGMFAGGLFGEFGIDLAIDSGGHPWIIEVNTKPSKNAEERKSLGARPSARSIIDYSLFLSESHQDERH, from the coding sequence ATGAATAGAGAAAAAATAGATGTATCACCCCATCTTACATCTCATGGCAGCAAAAGCATTCGAATCAGTCATTCTTTGAGAGAAAAACTAAGATTGCCATTTGCCTCAGGCTTCTCAAAAGTAGTGTGCGGAAGGAATAGTATTTTTGCAAAAATCGTATGTATGAATGAAGAACATTCACATGTTTCTGTTCATGAAGAGCTGCTTAAAGAGCTTTCGCTTCCTGTCCATCCATTTACGATAAGCATAAGATACGATTCAGAGAAAACCATGCTTGAGCTTGGGCCTGTTTTTGCGGTATTAACTGAAACCAATGCTTGTGAGAAGCCTGTATCCTTTGGAAGTATTGATTCCTTTTGCAGAGAACTCGCTTCATGCAGCTTTGAAAAGGGAATCTTCTTTTATGTTTTCTCCCTGTCTGATTTTCATAAAGAAAAGATGAGGGGCTACACACTCAGACAGAATGAATGGCAGGAATGTTCCGTTCCGCATCCAAGTGCTGTTCATAATCGCATTCATTCCCGCACCCTGGAAAAGTCACAGGACTTTTTAAACATGACAGCAGATTTCATACACCATAAAGTTCCCTATTTTAATGATCGATTTTTAAATAAATGGGAAGTTCATCAGATTTTATGTTCAAATTCCCACCTGACTCCCTTCCTGCCGAAAACAGAACTGATCACGTCAAAAACGGTTCTTAAATCTATGGTTCAACAGTACCCTGCTGTTTTCCTCAAACCTATTAACGGCAGCCAGGGAAAAAGGATTTACAGAATCTCTCATTCGGATGAAGGATTTGAACTTGATTATTCTACATTTTCAGGGCATTTGCTGCGGGATTATCTTTCTTTCGACGAGCTTTTTCAAAGTCTGCTTCCAAGAATAAAGAAGGAGGCTTTTATCGTACAAGAAGGAATCGACCTGCTGAATTATGAGAACAGGCCAATGGATTTTCGGATTTTGTGCCATAAAAGAAATTTCTCGCAGTGGAAAATCTCTTCTGCCGTAGCCCGGGTTTCAGCGGAAAATCAATTTGTAGCCAATTTAGCCCGCGGCGGCTCGCTGTACACAATTAAAGCTGCATTATCATCTTCGTTTGAATTGTCAGAAGCAGCTCATATTAGAAAGCTTTTAAATGAACTTTCACTTGAGATTGCGGAGGCATTGGGTATGTTTGCAGGCGGGCTTTTCGGCGAATTCGGAATTGATCTTGCCATTGATTCAGGAGGGCATCCCTGGATTATTGAAGTCAACACAAAGCCTTCCAAAAATGCAGAAGAGCGCAAATCCTTGGGAGCACGTCCATCAGCGCGCTCCATTATTGATTACTCTCTATTTCTGAGCGAATCTCATCAGGATGAAAGACATTAA
- a CDS encoding YheC/YheD family protein: MSLLLCRPIVGILTGEGGQGKIFHGDGAYFKSLQRKLKAIGGFCYVFTLSGVRNRHVEGFAFSMKKQQWAKIACPYPDVIYNRIASRDEESREHFQLFKEQMISAQIPFFNPFFFDKWKVHQVLSKSLHAYLPYTEKVHSAVEIKSFLSSRSCAYLKPLRSSQGQGICRIRSAGHDYEVTSVDGTCEFFDKQVFAAKKFPFYEGYLIQEEIAANTFHHKKYDLRVLALLSGNDFLICGIGVRLAANNQSLTTHVQNGGSILSFESVSDRVSMEELQLIVKIAGRELVSHFGQVGEFSMDIGVTEKGPVIYEVNSKPMSFDEFHIQTHRIEKLSDLFLQLSSGTSSLRSQLPLR; encoded by the coding sequence ATGAGCCTGCTTCTCTGCAGACCAATCGTCGGCATCCTTACGGGTGAAGGAGGACAGGGGAAAATCTTTCATGGGGATGGTGCGTACTTTAAAAGTCTTCAGCGTAAATTGAAAGCAATTGGAGGCTTTTGCTATGTTTTTACTTTAAGCGGCGTGAGAAATCGCCATGTTGAAGGATTTGCCTTCAGTATGAAAAAACAGCAATGGGCAAAAATTGCATGTCCGTACCCGGATGTCATCTACAATCGGATCGCTTCCCGGGATGAAGAAAGCAGAGAGCACTTTCAGTTATTTAAAGAACAAATGATTTCAGCACAAATCCCCTTTTTTAATCCTTTCTTTTTTGATAAGTGGAAGGTGCACCAAGTCCTGTCCAAATCTTTGCATGCCTATCTTCCCTATACAGAAAAAGTTCATTCAGCAGTGGAAATCAAATCTTTTCTCTCTTCCCGTTCATGTGCGTATTTGAAGCCATTGAGGAGCAGTCAGGGCCAGGGAATCTGCCGGATACGATCTGCAGGACATGATTATGAGGTAACATCGGTTGATGGCACATGTGAATTCTTCGATAAGCAGGTTTTTGCAGCAAAAAAATTCCCTTTTTATGAAGGCTATCTCATACAAGAAGAAATAGCCGCAAATACGTTTCATCACAAAAAATATGACCTTCGGGTACTTGCACTTCTATCTGGAAATGATTTTCTCATCTGCGGAATTGGCGTACGTTTAGCTGCAAATAATCAGTCACTTACCACACATGTTCAAAATGGCGGGTCGATTTTATCATTTGAATCTGTTTCAGACAGAGTCAGCATGGAGGAGCTTCAGTTAATTGTAAAAATTGCCGGCAGGGAGTTAGTTTCCCATTTTGGGCAGGTCGGCGAATTTTCAATGGATATTGGAGTAACGGAAAAAGGCCCGGTCATTTACGAAGTGAACAGCAAGCCCATGAGCTTTGATGAGTTCCATATTCAAACACACCGCATCGAGAAGCTTTCAGATTTATTTCTTCAGCTATCTTCAGGAACATCTTCACTTCGTTCTCAACTTCCTTTAAGATGA
- a CDS encoding YheC/YheD family protein, whose amino-acid sequence MNSSYNITVTFTASKTLILPASARHETNQDITAVIFGTAASSCFVEFQELNGAIRISKDLMDDLHLPLGKTQLILHQNTVYLGPLIGIFTAGFTGSILRPIGNRSLFFAKYLTAQKSAGLFAYVFGAHLIDWETGIVNGFTFDDDGFRQVKIPLPNVVYDRLPNREIEEHHALKMVKKRLRTEYGIPWFNPGFFDKWTIHQLLLPHSETALYLPETKLAPSKEAIEEMLNRHKSVYLKPRNGSLGLGVFQLIYSPDEQTYYCRYRSEQEDNILRKYRSLDQFFMYSFGSRKMDDYLLQERIKLIRVDQQQIDFRVHTNKDSKGRFHVTAIAAKMAGKGSVTTHLDNGGMIKTLEELFEQEDERNQAFRSLTLAALVLSEKIDQSIDGFIGEIGFDLGIDACKNVWLFEANSKPGRSIFSHPALKEEDLHSRKLSLQYALYLTKIAIEEPEVLYE is encoded by the coding sequence ATGAATTCTTCTTACAACATAACCGTCACTTTCACTGCATCAAAAACATTAATTCTTCCGGCTTCCGCAAGGCATGAAACAAATCAAGATATTACGGCGGTTATCTTTGGAACTGCAGCATCCAGTTGTTTTGTCGAATTTCAGGAGCTGAATGGAGCAATTAGAATTTCAAAGGACTTAATGGATGATCTCCATCTTCCACTTGGAAAAACGCAATTGATTCTTCACCAGAACACTGTCTACCTTGGACCGCTGATAGGCATATTCACTGCTGGATTCACCGGCTCGATTCTGCGGCCAATAGGAAATCGCTCGTTATTTTTTGCAAAGTACTTAACAGCACAAAAATCAGCAGGATTGTTTGCTTATGTTTTTGGGGCACACCTCATTGATTGGGAAACTGGCATTGTCAATGGTTTTACATTTGATGATGATGGTTTTAGACAAGTGAAAATTCCGCTTCCGAACGTTGTATATGACCGTTTGCCGAACAGGGAGATAGAAGAACATCATGCCTTGAAAATGGTCAAAAAGCGTCTTAGAACAGAGTATGGAATTCCATGGTTTAATCCTGGTTTTTTTGATAAATGGACCATTCACCAGCTCCTGCTACCCCACTCTGAGACAGCCTTGTATTTGCCGGAAACTAAGCTTGCTCCCTCTAAAGAGGCAATAGAAGAAATGCTCAACCGTCATAAAAGCGTGTATTTAAAGCCGCGCAACGGCAGTCTTGGACTAGGTGTATTTCAATTAATATATTCTCCCGATGAGCAGACTTACTACTGCAGATACCGTTCAGAACAGGAAGATAACATTCTGCGCAAATACAGATCGCTTGATCAATTTTTCATGTATTCATTTGGAAGCAGGAAGATGGATGATTACCTCCTTCAAGAGCGGATAAAACTAATCCGGGTTGATCAGCAGCAGATTGACTTTCGTGTTCATACGAATAAGGATTCAAAAGGCCGCTTTCATGTTACAGCCATTGCCGCCAAAATGGCAGGTAAAGGCAGTGTTACTACTCATCTAGATAATGGCGGCATGATCAAAACCCTTGAAGAGCTATTTGAACAGGAAGATGAACGCAATCAGGCTTTTCGTTCCCTCACTCTTGCAGCTCTCGTCCTAAGCGAGAAGATTGACCAAAGCATTGATGGTTTTATTGGTGAGATTGGCTTTGATTTGGGCATTGACGCCTGCAAAAATGTGTGGCTGTTTGAGGCAAATTCAAAACCGGGAAGATCCATCTTTTCTCATCCTGCATTAAAAGAAGAAGATTTGCATTCGAGAAAGCTGTCTCTTCAGTACGCTCTGTATTTGACGAAAATAGCGATTGAAGAACCAGAGGTCCTCTACGAATGA